In Armatimonadota bacterium, a single genomic region encodes these proteins:
- a CDS encoding XRE family transcriptional regulator, whose product MSQRKGRKPTLQELVDQAGLDVIGHRIRRLRARQNYSIRDLADVAQVSKNTLLRLEQGHPTHLSTIVAVCKALKAKPSSIVGPETPHASIRACHMKDDYVWMDMNNFIGSGLDQPLDSEKVAQNALGPEVTPFAILQSKMKDGVFNPNVILLTQPTPRRSHRGDEFVWVISGKLRVVFDDQEITLDEEESCMFWAAEMHHYEPAVEGQAVKVLSIIIDPFPGQAVRLHLGKPKPTDDEE is encoded by the coding sequence ATGAGTCAACGCAAAGGCAGGAAGCCGACGTTACAGGAGTTAGTTGATCAAGCGGGTCTTGATGTCATCGGGCATCGGATCCGCCGCCTGCGAGCTCGCCAGAACTACTCAATCAGAGATCTTGCGGACGTCGCCCAAGTCAGCAAGAACACTCTTTTACGGTTGGAACAAGGGCATCCCACTCATCTCAGCACAATCGTGGCGGTCTGCAAAGCTCTCAAGGCCAAGCCGAGCTCGATTGTTGGGCCCGAAACTCCTCACGCATCCATACGGGCCTGCCATATGAAGGATGACTATGTGTGGATGGATATGAACAACTTCATAGGATCTGGGCTCGATCAGCCGCTTGATTCTGAGAAAGTTGCACAAAACGCGCTTGGGCCAGAGGTGACACCATTTGCCATCCTTCAATCGAAGATGAAGGATGGGGTGTTCAACCCCAACGTTATTCTTCTTACTCAGCCCACACCCAGGAGATCGCACCGTGGCGACGAGTTCGTTTGGGTCATTTCAGGCAAGCTTCGAGTCGTCTTTGACGATCAAGAAATCACCCTCGACGAGGAGGAAAGTTGCATGTTTTGGGCGGCTGAGATGCATCACTACGAGCCTGCGGTCGAAGGACAGGCCGTCAAGGTGCTCTCGATCATCATCGACCCCTTCCCCGGGCAGGCTGTTCGGTTGCA